A stretch of the SAR202 cluster bacterium genome encodes the following:
- a CDS encoding class I SAM-dependent methyltransferase, producing MTISEQKPFPDEFFQRVDENDDALFYAAPRFVVHIDDEAINTVGRIIDEAVAPDSRILDLMSSWRTHLPAGFPKLEVVGLGMNAQEMEDNPDLDDYVIHDLNQNPNLPYEDESFDAVLLTVSVQYLTQPVEVFREVARVLIEGGPFVITFSNRMFANKAVRVWQACNDQQRMELVKMYLERAGGFTGITTQDRTPKLSRYTDPVFLVMGRKVAL from the coding sequence ATGACTATCTCTGAGCAAAAGCCCTTCCCCGATGAGTTCTTCCAGCGCGTCGACGAGAACGACGACGCCCTGTTCTACGCCGCCCCGCGCTTCGTGGTGCACATTGATGACGAGGCCATAAACACCGTGGGCCGCATCATCGACGAGGCCGTCGCACCGGACTCTCGCATCTTGGACCTGATGAGCAGTTGGCGGACGCATCTGCCCGCGGGGTTTCCAAAGCTGGAAGTGGTGGGCCTGGGCATGAACGCCCAGGAGATGGAGGACAACCCCGACCTGGACGACTATGTCATCCACGATCTGAACCAGAACCCTAACCTGCCCTACGAGGACGAGAGCTTCGATGCCGTGCTGCTGACGGTGTCGGTGCAGTACCTGACGCAACCCGTGGAGGTGTTCAGGGAGGTGGCGAGGGTGCTAATCGAGGGCGGGCCCTTTGTTATAACCTTCTCCAATCGCATGTTCGCGAACAAGGCGGTGCGGGTGTGGCAGGCCTGCAACGACCAGCAGCGCATGGAACTGGTGAAGATGTACCTGGAGCGGGCGGGCGGCTTCACCGGCATCACCACCCAGGACCGCACTCCTAAGCTCTCCCGCTACACCGACCCTGTGTTCCTTGTTATGGGGAGGAAGGTCGCGCTCTAA
- a CDS encoding sulfur reduction protein DsrE has translation MGNYVLIESRDPFEYGDPEYMYHMAGDLAKKGNEVTLFLIQNGVLTTRPGIKDNPLAGLSKSSKAVKVLADEFSLRERGIKKDGIVSGVQVSDVDNLVDLVMQQGAKVVWH, from the coding sequence ATGGGTAACTACGTGTTGATCGAATCCCGCGACCCGTTTGAGTATGGCGACCCCGAGTACATGTACCACATGGCCGGCGATCTGGCCAAGAAGGGCAACGAGGTCACGTTGTTCCTGATTCAGAACGGTGTTTTGACCACACGACCCGGCATCAAGGACAACCCCCTGGCTGGCCTTTCCAAGTCGTCCAAAGCTGTTAAGGTGCTGGCCGACGAGTTCTCGCTGCGAGAGCGAGGGATAAAAAAGGATGGGATTGTCTCCGGGGTGCAGGTGTCGGATGTGGATAACCTGGTGGACCTGGTGATGCAGCAGGGCGCCAAAGTCGTTTGGCATTAA
- a CDS encoding DUF429 domain-containing protein: protein MARAARYFLGIDVGYSLTRRSTGLCLLRLDGNRLSWRCFNTGTDESTRLRDLRTLVPRGTVIEGVGIDGPLTCGLRVVSHYRASDALLSRGVFRNRGKPGQTSVPSSQKLHQHATTLARLCLLLEEEGYWRLGPNPLPDPVHLKCLLEVFPNAFLSVLLPDAAFVELGPLRRKASDRFWEVAMRECYFERLLNLLVPGVKHEQQFADVTDHDHRAALVCALSAMTVCLGPYVACGDPVDGDIVLPPREAWGMGENCAPWAWEALERNLAMVRANGGGHRNHERARIICR from the coding sequence ATGGCCCGCGCCGCGCGATATTTCCTCGGCATAGACGTGGGCTATTCCCTGACTCGGCGCTCGACGGGCCTATGTCTTCTTCGCCTGGACGGCAACCGCCTTTCCTGGCGATGCTTTAACACCGGTACTGACGAGTCGACGCGGCTGCGAGACCTACGAACGCTGGTGCCCAGGGGCACGGTAATCGAGGGGGTAGGCATAGACGGGCCGCTGACCTGCGGGCTGCGGGTGGTGAGCCACTACCGCGCGTCCGACGCGCTGCTGTCCCGCGGGGTATTTAGAAACCGAGGAAAGCCGGGGCAGACCAGCGTGCCGTCGAGCCAGAAGCTGCACCAGCACGCCACAACCCTTGCCAGGCTGTGCCTTCTATTGGAGGAGGAGGGTTACTGGCGGCTCGGCCCCAACCCGCTGCCAGATCCTGTACACCTCAAATGCCTGCTGGAAGTCTTCCCCAACGCCTTCCTGTCGGTGCTGCTGCCGGACGCGGCCTTCGTCGAGCTGGGGCCGCTGCGACGCAAGGCCAGCGACCGGTTCTGGGAGGTGGCGATGCGGGAGTGCTATTTTGAGCGCCTGCTGAACTTACTGGTGCCAGGGGTCAAGCATGAACAGCAGTTTGCCGATGTCACCGACCACGACCATCGCGCCGCGTTAGTGTGCGCTCTCTCAGCCATGACGGTGTGTCTAGGTCCGTACGTAGCCTGCGGCGATCCGGTGGACGGGGACATTGTCTTGCCGCCGCGCGAGGCTTGGGGTATGGGTGAGAACTGCGCGCCGTGGGCGTGGGAGGCGCTGGAGAGGAATTTGGCGATGGTGAGGGCTAACGGGGGAGGGCACAGGAATCACGAGAGGGCGAGGATTATTTGCAGGTGA
- a CDS encoding alanyl-tRNA editing protein: MTELLCHRDSYLKEFEGKVTQVTDKGVVLDRTAFYPGGGGQPSDTGTLEFGGRMYRVTGVSGRGGVVVHEIDGEKPAAGSVVKGRIDWERRHQLMRTHTALHILCGVIWRDYGAQVTGGDMKPLEARMDFELESMTADFAQQVEAKVNAEVSQGRPVYATVLHRDEAFKIPDLIRTKINLLPPQIQQVRVVDIQGLDMQADGGTHVANTREVGRIRVVGHESKGRINKRLRIAVE, from the coding sequence ATGACGGAGCTTTTGTGCCACAGGGATAGCTATCTAAAAGAGTTCGAGGGTAAGGTAACGCAAGTTACGGACAAGGGTGTGGTGCTGGACCGCACGGCCTTTTATCCGGGAGGCGGCGGCCAGCCCAGCGACACCGGCACGCTGGAATTCGGGGGACGCATGTATAGAGTTACCGGCGTGTCCGGCAGGGGCGGTGTGGTAGTCCATGAAATCGACGGCGAAAAGCCGGCCGCGGGCAGCGTTGTCAAAGGACGAATCGATTGGGAGCGGCGTCACCAGCTTATGCGCACGCACACGGCGCTGCACATACTGTGCGGCGTCATATGGCGAGACTACGGCGCCCAGGTCACCGGCGGCGACATGAAGCCCCTGGAGGCGCGCATGGACTTTGAGCTGGAAAGCATGACCGCCGACTTCGCGCAGCAGGTAGAGGCAAAGGTTAACGCCGAGGTTTCCCAGGGGCGGCCCGTATATGCCACAGTTCTGCATCGCGATGAAGCGTTCAAAATACCCGACCTGATACGGACTAAAATCAACCTGCTGCCGCCTCAAATCCAGCAGGTGCGAGTGGTGGACATCCAGGGCCTGGATATGCAGGCCGACGGCGGCACCCATGTGGCGAACACTCGAGAGGTAGGGCGCATTCGAGTGGTGGGCCATGAGAGCAAGGGCCGCATCAACAAGCGGCTAAGGATAGCGGTGGAGTGA